A DNA window from Oscarella lobularis chromosome 8, ooOscLobu1.1, whole genome shotgun sequence contains the following coding sequences:
- the LOC136189923 gene encoding peroxisomal membrane protein 11B-like, with translation MDTAKDCIAFLQLTAGRDKVYRTLQYLSRLLLRVRFNNDDDDDDGGTSLASLFLQAFESHMTISRKLFRLFNVFEFAIRALEARQNPDVVVSALETCSLLLKSLWMVFDHVIWLSKALHIPFDAESMARKSNWTWLLALILCVVQDIYKIKIRKTQQSYWDLIRDTCDLLIPVGNLRLIGWHDRGSAGLFGVISSLMRASEIWTKEIRTRKTRRY, from the exons ATGGATACCGCAAAGGACTGCATCGCGTTCCTGCAATTGACAGCAGGTCGAGATAAAGTTTACAG AACGCTCCAATACCTAAGCAGATTGCTGCTACGAGTGCGGTTcaataatgatgatgacgatgatgatggcGGCACCAGTCTTGCTTCCCTATTTCTTCAAGCATTCGAGTCTCATATGACGATCTCGAGAAAAC tttttcgtcttttcaaTGTTTTCGAGTTCGCAATTAGAGCATTGGAAGCGCGACAAAACCCGGACGTCGTTGTGTCAGCATTGGAAACGTGTTCTCTACTATTAAAATCGCTTTGGATGGTTTTCGATCACGTCATTTGGCTTTCCAAAGCCCTTCACATTCCTTTCGATGCAGAATCCATGGCAAGGAAATCCAATTGGACGTGGCTACTTGCACTCATTCTATGCGTTGTGCAAGACATTtacaaaatcaaaatcagaAAAACGCAACAGTCCTACTGGGATCTGATAAGAGATACGTGCGACTTGCTCATTCCCGTTGGAAATCTACGCCTGATTGGCTGGCACGACCGCGGTTCGGCTGGCTTGTTCGGTGTCATATCTTCGCTCATGAGAGCGAGCGAAATCTGGACGAAAGAAATTAGAACAAGAAAAACAAGAAGATACTAA
- the LOC136189919 gene encoding NAD(P)H pyrophosphatase NUDT13, mitochondrial-like, giving the protein MTLFYARTTIRPPLFSIYAFFKRFYATAIRSDSYASRYREEQALSEDAEKCNAAKADPNARILLFYNLKPLLIKLREYTSVTKWHLYKDIVQMDIIAKSEAYKTRIGESVFVGLSDEGHPMFAAELTANKENATREETEKFEKRLGGYFNSIQVPIVSEPTRQWSSLAIRAYSLLRWNREHCYSSRSGQRTERLTSGHVQKCPSTDETFYPQISPIVIVLLTHEDRCLLVRQSRFPPRMYSAVAGFCNVGESIEDAARRELAEEVGLCAKSVRYVGSESWPAPVPQIMLGCVAALDADVTPFSESIDIDEKEIETAKWFRRDEIAAVLRNPWGGVDETRAINIRVPPKFAVGNLLLREWVREGAQKRFL; this is encoded by the exons ATGACTCTATTTTACGCTCGCACAACCATACGTCCTCCTCTCTTCTCAATCTACGCCTTCTTTAAACGTTTCTATGCAACGGCAATCCGCAGCGACTCGTACGCGAGCAGATATCGCGAGGAACAGGCACTAAGCGAAGACGCCGAGAAATGCAACGCAGCCAAAGCCGACCCAAACGCCCGCATCCTCCTATTCTACAACCTCAAACCCCTACTAATAAAACTCAGGGAATACACCAGCGTAACAAAGTGGCATCTATACAAAG ATATCGTCCAGATGGACATTATAGCCAAATCCGAGGCGTACAAAACGCGCATAGGAGAGAGCGTTTTTGTTGGCCTCTCGGACGAAGGTCACCCCATGTTTGCAGCCGAGCTGACAGCAAACAAGGAGAACGCGACCAGAGAGGAGACAGAAAAATTCGAGAAACGACTGGGAGGCTATTTCAACAGCATACAAGTTCCCATCGTTTCAGAGCCCACAAGACAATGGAGCTCATTAGCAATACGG GCCTACTCGTTGCTAAGGTGGAATCGAGAGCACTGCTATTCTAGTCGAAGTGGACAGAGAACAGAACGACTGACGTCAGGACACGTGCAAAAATGCCCGTCCACAGACGAGACATTTTATCCCCAg ATCTCACCTATTGTGATTGTTCTTCTTACGCACGAGGATCGATGCCTTCTCGTTCGCCAGTCGCGCTTTCCTCCGCGTATGTACAGCGCCGTCGCCGGTTTTTGcaacgtcggcgaatcgatCGAGGATGCGGCGCGACGCGAGCTCGCCGAAGAAGTTGGACTTTGCGCGAAGAGCGTGCGCTACGTGGGGAGCGAAAGCTGGCCCGCCCCCGTGCCGCAAATCATGCTCGGATGCGTTGCGGcgctcgacgccgacgtcacgCCCTTTTCCGAGTCTATCGATatcgacgaaaaggagatcGAGACGGCAAAGTGGTTTCGAAGggacgaaatcgccgctgTGCTGAGAAATCCGTGGGGTGgagtcgacgagacgcgtGCGATAAATATCCGGGTTCCGCCGAAATTTGCTGTAGGTAATTTGCTGTTGAGAGAGTGGGTGAGAGAGGGCGCccaaaagcgttttttatAA
- the LOC136189921 gene encoding phosphatase Herzog-like, with the protein MDVITQVSKEDEPLHGFPTALNGSVNVSADAAPARSRKSGFLSALLCCFGGRKRTSSFTETPPSPKVNHQGKFLLPEVRDKSKKCLVIDLDETLVHSSFKPVHNADFVVPVEIDGTVHQVYVLKRPYVDEFLKRMAELYECVLFTASLAKYADPVTDLLDKYGCFRARLFREACVYHRGNYVKDLSKLGRPLKSTIILDNSPASYLFHPDNAVPVASWFEDPEDRELLELIPFFEGLNAVDDVCKVLRAT; encoded by the exons ATGGACGTGATAACGCAGGTATCAAAAGAGGACGAACCGTTGCACGGATTCCCCACCGCTCTGAACG GCAGCGTCAACGTGAGCGCTGACGCGGCGCCGGCTCGATCGCGTAAGAGCGGTTTCCTATCGGCGCTTCTTTGCTGCTTTGGCGGCCGGAAACGTACGTCGTCCTTCACcgaaacgccgccgtcgcctaAG GTGAATCATCAGGGCAAATTTCTTCTGCCGGAAGTGCGGGACAAAAGCAAGAAGTGTCTAGTGatcgatctcgacgaaacgcTCGTTCACAGTTCGTTCAAG CCGGTTCACAATGCAGATTTTGTCGTAcccgtcgaaatcgacggtaCCGTTCATCAG GTGTACGTGCTCAAACGGCCctacgtcgacgagtttttGAAACGTATGGCCGAATTGTACGAATGCGTTTTATTTACGGCTAGTCTCGCTAAG TACGCCGATCCTGTGACCGATCTACTCGATAAGTACGGCTGCTTTCGCGCGCGCTTATTTCGCGAGGCGTGCGTCTACCATCGCGGCAATTACGTAAAG GATCTAAGTAAACTCGGACGGCCTCTCAAGTCGACGATCATCCTCGATAACTCGCCCGCGTCGTATCTTTTTCACCCCGACAACGCG GTTCCCGTAGCCTCGTGGTTCGAGGACCCCGAAGATCGCGAGCTGCTCGAGCTCATACCGTTTTTCGAGGGTCTAAAcgcagtcgacgacgtgtgTAAGGTTCTACGTGCTACGTAG
- the LOC136189901 gene encoding catenin beta-1-like isoform X2, translating to MTAQQAQSQHQYYGGDPAMQFGGGGGQQSPYLPSPLNRQQSGGGGGFSDPMTGGGGELGFDPSTGMGELLELLGSPGRPPPDSGIASGIATSGVPSGAPSGIQSGIQSDTEDDPPPPPSNHSGVSDWRQPKRPPSASSRGGGGGLSHPPHGMYSEPIQDDPMSRMSSVSIPGTPAEPSSMQRLAEPSAMLRNAVMSIINYQDDADLAGRVIPEATRLLGDGDPSVVNHAALIVHELSKREASRHAIIGNPALIGGLVHVLGTTNEPDAMRSISGTLHNLSHHRQGLSSMYKAGGIPALVRLLGSPVENVLFYAITTLHNLLLHQDGSKMSLRIAGGLQKMVSLLSRGNPKFLAITVDCLHILAYGSQESKLSILGCGGPAELVRIMKTFTYEKLLWTTSRLLKVLSVCPMNKQAIVDAGGLAALTAHLTGRSSRLVQNCLWCLRNLSDAASHLQNQQQLLQILIQMLSINDVASVTCAVGILSNLTCNNLQNKVVVCQCGGIEALLRICSQAGDHDEIAEPAVCALRHLTSRHPEAEMAQNTIRLQYGIPIIVKILDPPSKWPLLKAVIGLIRNLALSPHNHTPIRENGGIHRLCQLLSNAHQIVQRQLSLGPDTKPARVDGVAMEEIVEGCVGALHILARDPANRAVIHGLACIPLFVQLLYSSHENVVRVASGALCEMAFEKEYAEAIEAENAAAPLTELLQSRNEGIATYAAAALFRMSEDKSQDYRTRLSVELTSTLARTDSAGGQWSETDTFSRPLRQQLQQQLIARPGGYQGMQHMQQQQQQQQPPQAAAAAAAAHHAAVARQMSGGGVGPQVPGGFNPSYQQQQPMIPQASYQQQQPQPDLSYDGMVGQSGGFPLAMQTDGPQQYFDTDL from the exons ATGACAGCTCAACAGG CCCAATCGCAACATCAATATTACGGCGGCGATCCG GCGATGCagttcggcggcggcggcggccaaCAATCGCCTTACTTGCCCTCTCCTCTGAACAG gCAACAGagtggtggtggcggcggcttCTCTGACCCCATGACTGGTGGTGGCGGTGAACTCGGCTTCGACCCGTCGACTG GAATGGGCGAGTTGCTGGAATTGCTCGGTTCGCCCGGAAGACCGCCACCCGATTCGGGAATTGCATCAGGAATTGCAACAAGCGGCGTTCCATCTGGCGCTCCGTCTGGCATTCAGTCAGGAATTCAGTCAGACACAGAAGACGATCCACCTCCGCCGCCATCCAATCACAGCGGCGTAAGCGACTGGCGACAACCGAAACGACCGCCCTCCGCATCAtcaagaggaggaggaggaggactgAG TCATCCTCCCCATGGCATGTACAGCGAACCCATTCAGGATGATCCCATGAGCCGAATGAGCAGCGTCAGCATTCCCGGCACCCCCGCGGAGCCGAGCAGCATGCAGCGTCTAGCGGAACCGTCCGCGATGCTTCGGAACGCCGTGATGAGTATTATCAACTATCAAGATGATGCTGATTTGGCGGGGCGTGTTATCCCCGAGGCAACGCGGTTGCTAGGCGACGGAGATCCGTCTGTCGTGAACCACGCCGCTTTGATTGTGCACGAACTGTCGAAAAGGGAGGCGAGTCGACACGCGATTATTGGAAATCCGGCGCTGATTGGCGGATTGGTTCACGTTCttggaacgacgaatgaACCCGATGCCATGAGATCGATTAGCGGAACTCTTCACAATTTATCCCATCACAG ACAAGGACTGTCTTCTATGTACAAAGCGGGTGGAATTCCAGCTCTTGTTCGTCTTCTTGG TTCGCCCGTCGAGAACGTTCTCTTTTATGCAATAACCACTTTGCACAATTTGTTGCTACATCAAGACGGAAGCAAAATGTCACTCCGCATCGCtg gGGGGCTTCAGAAAATGGTTTCGCTTTTGTCGAGAGGAAATCCGAAATTTTTAGCCATCACCGTGGATTGCCTTCACATATTGGCGTATGGGAGTCAAGAGAGCAAGCTGAGTATTCTGGGCTGCGGGGGTCCAGCGGAACTCGTTCGAATCATGAAAACGTTTACGTATGAAAAGTTGCTATGGACGACGAGCCGTCTTCTCAAGGTCCTTTCCGTTTGCCCAATGAACAAGCAAGCCATAGTCGAC GCTGGAGGTCTCGCAGCCCTGACGGCTCATTTGACGGGTCGGTCATCGCGTCTCGTACAGAATTGCCTGTGGTGTTTGAGAAATTTGTCCGACGCCGCGAGTCACCTTCAGAATCAGCAACAATTGCTTCAAATTCTCATACAGATGTTGTCGATTAATGACGTGGCGTCCGTGACGTGTGCCGTTGGAATTCTCTCCAATCTCACCTGCAACAACCTTCAGAATAAA gtTGTTGTTTGTCAGTGTGGTGGGATTGAGGCTTTGCTTCGCATATGTTCTCAGGCTGGTGATCATGACGAGATTGCGGAGCCGGCTGTGTGTGCGCTGCGGCATCTTACCAGTCGACATCCGGAAGCGGAAATGGCTCAGAATACGATTCGTCTTCAATACGGAATTCCTATCATTGTTAAGATTCTTGATCCGCCGTCCAAGTGGCCTCTTCTCAAGGCCGTGATTGGTCTGATTCGCAATCTGGCGCTCTCTCCGCATAATCACACTCCGATAAGAGAGAACGGTGGAATTCATCGTCTCTGTCAATTGCTGTCTAATGCTCATCAGATCGTACAGCGCCAACTGTCTCTCGGACCCGATACGAAACCAGCAAGAGTG GATGGAGTTGCTATGGAGGAGATTGTCGAAGGATGTGTTGGTGCGTTGCACATTCTCGCCAGAGATCCTGCAAATCGAGCTGTCATACATGGATTAGCGTGCATTCCGTTATTTGTACAA TTGCTTTACTCGTCTCATGAGAACGTTGTTCGCGTTGCGTCTGGGGCCCTATGTGAGATGGCTTTTGAGAAAGAATACGCGGAGGCGATTGAAGCGGAGAACGCGGCGGCGCCTTTGACCGAATTGCTACAGtcaagaaacgaaggaaTCG CAACGTACGCCGCTGCTGCACTCTTCCGGATGTCCGAGGATAAGAGCCAGGATTACAGAACGAGATTATCtgtcgaattgacgtcaactcTGGCTCGAACTGACTCAGCAGGCGGACAGTGGTCAGAG ACGGATACGTTCTCGAGGCCTTTGAGACAGCAACTGCAACAGCAGTTGATCGCACGCCCAGGAGGTTACCAGGGAATGCAGCACatgcaacaacaacaacaacaacagcaaccACCCCAAG ctgccgctgccgctgccgcagCTCATCACGCCGCTGTTGCGAGACAAATGAGTGGTGGAGGCGTGGGGCCACAGGTTCCAGGGGGATTCAATCCCAGTTATCAGCAACAACAGCCTATGATTCCTCAAGCGTCTTatcaacagcagcagccCCAACCTGATTTATCGTATGATGGAATGGTGGGCCAATCGGGTGGTTTCCCTCTCGCTATGCAAACAGACGGACCCCAGCAATATTTTGACACTGACCTCTAG
- the LOC136189922 gene encoding charged multivesicular body protein 2a-like — MMSWLFGKRKTPEEILKQNQRALNKTIRELDREKNKLESQEKKVIADIKKMAKQGQMEAVRIMAKDLVRTRRYVKKFILMKANIQAVSLKIQTLRSTAQMASAMKGVTKAMATMNKQMNLPQIQKIMMEFEKQTEIMDMKEEMMSDAVDDVIGEEEDEEEGEAIVQQVFDELGLTLTDKLFDIGGVGDPLAKKKATPQATAAVGAESGAADADLQARLDNLRRE, encoded by the exons ATGATGTCGTGGCTTTTTGGCAAGCGAAAGACGCCAGAAGAAATCCTCAAACAGAATCAGAGGGCCCTCAACAAGACCATCAG GGAACTCGATCGCGAAAAGAATAAACTGGAATCACAGGAAAAGAAAGTTATAGCCGatataaagaaaatggcGAAGCAGGGACAAATG GAAGCAGTCAGAATCATGGCTAAAGATCTCGTTCGAACGCGTCGTTACGTGaagaaatttattctgatgAAGGCCAACATACAGGCCGTATCTTTGAAGATACAG ACTTTGAGGTCTACTGCGCAGATGGCTTCTGCTATGAAAGGAGTCACTAAG gctATGGCTACAATGAACAAGCAGATGAATTTGCCTCAAATACAGAAAATCATGATGGAATTTGAAAAACAG aCGGAAATAATGGATATGAAAGAGGAGATGATGAGTGACgccgttgatgacgtcattggagaggaagaggacgaagaggaagg GGAAGCCATCGTGCAGCAAGTTTTCGACGAGCTGGGACTCACTCTCACAGACAAA ttgtttGATATTGGGGGTGTGGGAGATCCtctggcaaagaaaaaggcgacgccTCAAGCGACGGCAGCCGTGGGGGCGGAGAGCGgtgccgccgacgccgatctCCAAGCAAG ACTGGACAATTTGCGTCGAGAATGA
- the LOC136189906 gene encoding mitogen-activated protein kinase kinase kinase 13-B-like, with translation MAASASTDDGTIVDLSSLDACKYDEDENASQRSDRSIFDGLYRCFQPFLHLLSHRAGSTTSKRDETDEWEIKFDDIRELKWVGSGAQGVVFFGVYEGDQVAVKKVRHEKETDIKHLRNLKHPNIVAFRGVCTQAPCYCLVMEYCSEGPLYDALKSGRRLAPPTVLNWAKQIANGMHYLHSKKILHRDLKSPNVLIASGDILKISDFGTARELGDNSTRMSFAGTVAWMAPEVIRNELCSEKVDVWSYGVVLWELLTQEIPYKGVDSSAIIWGVGSESIHLPVPSSCPHGFQLIMKQCWQSRPKNRPNFRQILMHLEIAASDFLPIPENTFFKSQISWREEIKEQFVKMRTDGTHMQKLDEELIRRREEELRQVEDIRAMYEKKLTSTNRLYLELNTCMEQLEQKQRDLDKRECELQKVELYGKGAKRRGSKAKPHQKRISPKKKPSSEALAAYHPTGCLPFQFLDPDSPLPVNSRIRRESIGSASSCEVILFENKSPMCLICQGRTCTCLREERKSSSPPQVDGPPPGGAQQVVIEAEMHQILSPDSGMATNEDREERKAENEEEDKEKTDDEDENDEDEDEEDDDGEILAVRSLPGDFGSSRPHFITMATLPKASTYHGLTNTDHYDSGILTSASMDEL, from the exons ATGGCGGCCAGCGCGAgcaccgacgacggcacAATCGTCGATCTATCCTCCCTCGACGCGTGTAaatacgacgaagacgagaacgcgTCGCAGCGCAGCGATCGATCCATATTCGACGGCCTCTACCGATGTTTCCAGCCCTTCCTTCACCTCCTCTCGCATCGCGCcggctcgacgacgtcgaagcgcgacgaaacggacgaATGGGAaatcaaattcgacgacattcGCGAGCTGAAGTGGGTCGGAAGCGGCGCGCAGggcgtcgtctttttcggcgTCTACGAAGGCGATCAAGTCGCCGTCAAGAAAGTCCGACACGAGAAAGAGACCGATATCAAGCACTTGAGAAATTTGAAACACCCCAACATCGTCGCATTCAg GGGTGTTTGTACTCAAGCGCCGTGCTATTGTCTCGTCATGGAGTATTGCTCCGAAGGGCCGCTCTATGACGCTTTGAAGAGTGGACGACGACTGGCTCCTCCTACTGTTCTCAATTGGGCGAAACAGATTGCAAATGGTATGCATTATTTGCATtcgaagaaaattcttcatAGAGATTTAAAATCGCCAAA TGTTCTCATTGCTTCTGGTGacattttgaaaatttctgACTTTGGTACGGCAAGGGAGTTGGGTGATAATAGCACACGGATGTCGTTTGCTGGGACCGTGGCCTGGATGGCGCCAGAAGTCATTCGAAATGAACTCTGCTCAGAAAAAGTTGACGTCTGGTCATACGGGGTCGTTCTGTGGGAATTATTGACTCAAGAAATTCCATATAAG ggtGTTGATTCTTCTGCTATTATTTGGGGAGTTGGCAGTGAGTCGATTCATCTTCCAGTTCCCTCATCTTGCCCTCACGGGTTTCAGTTGATCATGAAGCAGTGCTG gcAAAGTCGGCCGAAAAATCGGCCTAATTTTCGGCAGATTTTGATGCATCTTGAAATTGCCGCTTCTGATTTTCTTCCCATACCGGAGAACACCTTTTTCAAGTCTCAG ATTTCATGGCgtgaagaaatcaaagagcAATTCGTGAAAATGAGAACTGATGGAACCCACATGCAAAAGCTAGACGAAGAGCTGAtccgacgtcgagaagaagaactaag ACAAGTGGAAGATATTCGAGCTATGtatgaaaagaaattgacaTCGACAAATCGTCTGTATCTCGAGCTAAACACGTGCATGGAACAGCTAGAACAGAAGCAGAGAGATCTTGACAA GAGAGAATGCGAACTGCAGAAGGTTGAATTATACGGCAAAGGAGCAAAGAGACGAGGCTCCAAGGCTAAACCGCATCAAAAGAGAATAAGTCCCAAGAAAAAACCGAG TTCCGAAGCTCTAGCAGCGTATCATCCAACTGGATGCCTCCCATTTCAGTTCCTTGACCCCGACTCCCCCTTACCGGTCAATTCTCGCATTCGACGCGAAAGCATAGGCAGCGCGTCGAGCTGCGAAGTGATCTTGTTCGAAAACAAGTCACCAATGTGTCTCATCTGTCAAGGacgcacgtgcacgtgccttagggaggaaagaaagtcgtcgtcgccaccgcAAGTGGACGGTCCGCCGCCCGGAGGAGCGCAACAGGTCGTCATCGAAGCGGAAATGCATCAGATCCTCTCCCCCGACAGTGGCATGGCAACGAATGAAGACAGAGAAGAGAGGAAAGCGGAaaacgaggaggaggacaaagaaaaaactgatgacgaagacgaaaacgatgaggatgaggatgaagaagacgatgatggTGAAATATTGGCTGTGAGGTCACTTCCTGGTGATTTTGGTTCATCTCGACCTCATTTTATCACCATGGCGACTCTCCCCAAAGCAAGTACGTATCATGGACTGACGAATACGGATCATTACGATAGCGGAATATTG acttCTGCCAGTATGGATGAATTGTGA
- the LOC136189901 gene encoding catenin beta-1-like isoform X1 encodes MVLGGANALNDSLHHQSVLDMILDMTDTSSPPNCQGQQSGGGGGFSDPMTGGGGELGFDPSTGMGELLELLGSPGRPPPDSGIASGIATSGVPSGAPSGIQSGIQSDTEDDPPPPPSNHSGVSDWRQPKRPPSASSRGGGGGLSHPPHGMYSEPIQDDPMSRMSSVSIPGTPAEPSSMQRLAEPSAMLRNAVMSIINYQDDADLAGRVIPEATRLLGDGDPSVVNHAALIVHELSKREASRHAIIGNPALIGGLVHVLGTTNEPDAMRSISGTLHNLSHHRQGLSSMYKAGGIPALVRLLGSPVENVLFYAITTLHNLLLHQDGSKMSLRIAGGLQKMVSLLSRGNPKFLAITVDCLHILAYGSQESKLSILGCGGPAELVRIMKTFTYEKLLWTTSRLLKVLSVCPMNKQAIVDAGGLAALTAHLTGRSSRLVQNCLWCLRNLSDAASHLQNQQQLLQILIQMLSINDVASVTCAVGILSNLTCNNLQNKVVVCQCGGIEALLRICSQAGDHDEIAEPAVCALRHLTSRHPEAEMAQNTIRLQYGIPIIVKILDPPSKWPLLKAVIGLIRNLALSPHNHTPIRENGGIHRLCQLLSNAHQIVQRQLSLGPDTKPARVDGVAMEEIVEGCVGALHILARDPANRAVIHGLACIPLFVQLLYSSHENVVRVASGALCEMAFEKEYAEAIEAENAAAPLTELLQSRNEGIATYAAAALFRMSEDKSQDYRTRLSVELTSTLARTDSAGGQWSETDTFSRPLRQQLQQQLIARPGGYQGMQHMQQQQQQQQPPQAAAAAAAAHHAAVARQMSGGGVGPQVPGGFNPSYQQQQPMIPQASYQQQQPQPDLSYDGMVGQSGGFPLAMQTDGPQQYFDTDL; translated from the exons ATGGTATTAGGCGGCGCTAACGCGTTAAACGACTCCCTTCATCATCAATCCGTTTTGGATATGATCCTCGACATGACCGATACGTCATCGCCTCCCAACTGCCAAGG gCAACAGagtggtggtggcggcggcttCTCTGACCCCATGACTGGTGGTGGCGGTGAACTCGGCTTCGACCCGTCGACTG GAATGGGCGAGTTGCTGGAATTGCTCGGTTCGCCCGGAAGACCGCCACCCGATTCGGGAATTGCATCAGGAATTGCAACAAGCGGCGTTCCATCTGGCGCTCCGTCTGGCATTCAGTCAGGAATTCAGTCAGACACAGAAGACGATCCACCTCCGCCGCCATCCAATCACAGCGGCGTAAGCGACTGGCGACAACCGAAACGACCGCCCTCCGCATCAtcaagaggaggaggaggaggactgAG TCATCCTCCCCATGGCATGTACAGCGAACCCATTCAGGATGATCCCATGAGCCGAATGAGCAGCGTCAGCATTCCCGGCACCCCCGCGGAGCCGAGCAGCATGCAGCGTCTAGCGGAACCGTCCGCGATGCTTCGGAACGCCGTGATGAGTATTATCAACTATCAAGATGATGCTGATTTGGCGGGGCGTGTTATCCCCGAGGCAACGCGGTTGCTAGGCGACGGAGATCCGTCTGTCGTGAACCACGCCGCTTTGATTGTGCACGAACTGTCGAAAAGGGAGGCGAGTCGACACGCGATTATTGGAAATCCGGCGCTGATTGGCGGATTGGTTCACGTTCttggaacgacgaatgaACCCGATGCCATGAGATCGATTAGCGGAACTCTTCACAATTTATCCCATCACAG ACAAGGACTGTCTTCTATGTACAAAGCGGGTGGAATTCCAGCTCTTGTTCGTCTTCTTGG TTCGCCCGTCGAGAACGTTCTCTTTTATGCAATAACCACTTTGCACAATTTGTTGCTACATCAAGACGGAAGCAAAATGTCACTCCGCATCGCtg gGGGGCTTCAGAAAATGGTTTCGCTTTTGTCGAGAGGAAATCCGAAATTTTTAGCCATCACCGTGGATTGCCTTCACATATTGGCGTATGGGAGTCAAGAGAGCAAGCTGAGTATTCTGGGCTGCGGGGGTCCAGCGGAACTCGTTCGAATCATGAAAACGTTTACGTATGAAAAGTTGCTATGGACGACGAGCCGTCTTCTCAAGGTCCTTTCCGTTTGCCCAATGAACAAGCAAGCCATAGTCGAC GCTGGAGGTCTCGCAGCCCTGACGGCTCATTTGACGGGTCGGTCATCGCGTCTCGTACAGAATTGCCTGTGGTGTTTGAGAAATTTGTCCGACGCCGCGAGTCACCTTCAGAATCAGCAACAATTGCTTCAAATTCTCATACAGATGTTGTCGATTAATGACGTGGCGTCCGTGACGTGTGCCGTTGGAATTCTCTCCAATCTCACCTGCAACAACCTTCAGAATAAA gtTGTTGTTTGTCAGTGTGGTGGGATTGAGGCTTTGCTTCGCATATGTTCTCAGGCTGGTGATCATGACGAGATTGCGGAGCCGGCTGTGTGTGCGCTGCGGCATCTTACCAGTCGACATCCGGAAGCGGAAATGGCTCAGAATACGATTCGTCTTCAATACGGAATTCCTATCATTGTTAAGATTCTTGATCCGCCGTCCAAGTGGCCTCTTCTCAAGGCCGTGATTGGTCTGATTCGCAATCTGGCGCTCTCTCCGCATAATCACACTCCGATAAGAGAGAACGGTGGAATTCATCGTCTCTGTCAATTGCTGTCTAATGCTCATCAGATCGTACAGCGCCAACTGTCTCTCGGACCCGATACGAAACCAGCAAGAGTG GATGGAGTTGCTATGGAGGAGATTGTCGAAGGATGTGTTGGTGCGTTGCACATTCTCGCCAGAGATCCTGCAAATCGAGCTGTCATACATGGATTAGCGTGCATTCCGTTATTTGTACAA TTGCTTTACTCGTCTCATGAGAACGTTGTTCGCGTTGCGTCTGGGGCCCTATGTGAGATGGCTTTTGAGAAAGAATACGCGGAGGCGATTGAAGCGGAGAACGCGGCGGCGCCTTTGACCGAATTGCTACAGtcaagaaacgaaggaaTCG CAACGTACGCCGCTGCTGCACTCTTCCGGATGTCCGAGGATAAGAGCCAGGATTACAGAACGAGATTATCtgtcgaattgacgtcaactcTGGCTCGAACTGACTCAGCAGGCGGACAGTGGTCAGAG ACGGATACGTTCTCGAGGCCTTTGAGACAGCAACTGCAACAGCAGTTGATCGCACGCCCAGGAGGTTACCAGGGAATGCAGCACatgcaacaacaacaacaacaacagcaaccACCCCAAG ctgccgctgccgctgccgcagCTCATCACGCCGCTGTTGCGAGACAAATGAGTGGTGGAGGCGTGGGGCCACAGGTTCCAGGGGGATTCAATCCCAGTTATCAGCAACAACAGCCTATGATTCCTCAAGCGTCTTatcaacagcagcagccCCAACCTGATTTATCGTATGATGGAATGGTGGGCCAATCGGGTGGTTTCCCTCTCGCTATGCAAACAGACGGACCCCAGCAATATTTTGACACTGACCTCTAG